The region TCGACGGCTACGCCAACAAGCAAGGTCTGGAGACCTTGCTGTGGCGCAGCGAGCGCCTGTCTGTCGTGGCCGTTGATGACGCCGCCTATCCCGGCTTTTGCCGTGTGATCTGGAACAAGCACGTGAAGGAAATGACGGATTTGACGCCGGGCGAGCGCAACTATGTCATGGAAGTCGTGTGGCAAGTCGAGCTGGCCGTGCGTGAAGTGATGCAGCCGGAAAAGGTCAACGTGGCCAGTTTCGGCAACATGACGCCGCACGTGCACTGGCACGTGATTCCCCGCTACCGCGACGACGCGCATTTCCCGAACCCCAGCTGGGCCGTGGTCCAGCGCGAGACGGCGCCGGAAGTCCTGGCCGCGCGCCGCGCGCTGCTGCCGGCCTTGCGCGACGCCATCATTCAACGTTTATCCGCATAAAGTATCGTCATGACTGAAAAAACAGCAACACCGCAACCGACCGGCTTGACCGTGCACAACCAGTCGCGCGTGCTCGACGTGGCGTTCGATGATGGCAGCGAATTTGTCTTGCCGTTCGAATACCTGCGCGTGTATTCGCCGTCGGCCGAAGTGCAGGGCCATGGCAAGGGCCAGGAAACCTTGCAATTAGGTAAACGCCTGGTCGGCATCACGGGCCTGGAGCCGGTCGGCAACTACGCCGTGCAGCCTACTTTCAGCGATGGCCACAATTCCGGCCTGTACACCTGGGCCTATTTGTACAAGCTGGGCGCGGAAAAAGACAAACTGTGGCAAGCCTATCTGGACCAGCTGGCGGCAGCCGGCTACCCGGGCGACAGCGGCCGCGACGCGAAGGCCGACATGACGGTCAAGCAATCTTCCGGCCACGTGCACGGACCGAGCTGCGGCCACAAACACTGAGGTGAGAAAATAATGCGGTAATCTGTCGGATAACCGCCGCCCCGTTCGTCGTATGAATGCCCGCGCTTGCGGGCATTTTTCTTTTGGAGAAGAGACTATGGAATACCTGATCCTGATCTACGCCGACGAGGCGCGCTATGAATCCATGGAAGAGGGCCAGATGGCCAGTCTGATGGCCGACTTTGCCAGCTATACGAAGGACCTGGAGGCGGCCGGCGTGCTGCGCGGCGGGGCCGAACTGGCGCCCGTGGCCAGTGCCACCAGCGTGCGGGTGCGCAATGGCAAGCCCGTCATCACGGATGGGCCGTTCGCGGAAACCAAGGAGCAGCTGGGCGGCTACTATCTGCTCGCCTGTGCCAACCTGGACGAGGCGCTGGCCTGGGCCGGGCGTTGTCCGGTGGCTTCCTTGGGCACCATTGAAGTACGGCCTGTCACGGCATAAACATGGCCGGCGACGCCCTGTCGGCCGTCGAACACGTCTTTCGCCAGGAAAGGGGCAGGGTGCTGGCCGGCCTGATGCGGCGTTTCGGCGACCTGGGCCTGGTGGAAGATGTGTTGCAGGAAGCGTGCCGCAAGGCGCTGGAATTGTGGCCGCGCACGGGCATCCCGTCCAATCCCGCGGCCTGGCTCAGTTCCGTGGCACGCAATGCGGGCCTCGATCACGTGCGCCGGGCAGGCAAGAGCGTCGGCGAGGCCGAGGCCGTGTTCTCCGGCCTGCCGGCGCCCGTGATTGAAGAAGCGCACGCCATCGAAGACGACCGCCTGCGCCTGCTGTTCATTTGCTGCCATCCCGCGCTGGTGCCCGAGGCGCAGGTGGCGCTGGCCCTGCGCACCCTGTGTGGCCTGTCCACGGGCGAGATCGCACGCGCCTTCGGCCTGGCGGAAGCGGCCCTGTCGCAGCGGCTGTTGCGCGCCAGGCGCAAGATCGCCGAAGCGTGCATCCCCTTTGAGTTGCCACCTGAGCAAGAATTGCAGCCACGGCTGGCGCAAGTGCTGCACGTGATTTACCTGGTGTTCAGCGAAGGCTATTGCGCCAGCGGCGGCGACACCCTGCTGCGCGCGGACCTGTGCGCGGAAGCGCTGCGCCTGGGGCGGCTGCTCGACTGTCTGCAGCCTGGGCAGCCGGAAGTGCAGGGGCTATTGGCCCTGATGCTGCTGCAGGCGTCGCGCGGCCCGGCCCGTCTGTCGCCCGAGGGTTTTCTGCTGACGCTGGAAGAGCAGGAGCGGCGCCTGTGGGATGGCGGCCTGATTGCCGAGGGACTGGCGCTGCTGGAACTGGCCTTGCCGGCGCGCGCACCGGGGCCATATCAGTTGCAGGCCGCCATTGCCGCCTTGCACGCCAAAGCGCCCACGGCCAGCCAGACGGACTGGCGCCAGATCAGCGCCCTGTATGGCGCCTTGCTGCGGCACAAGCCGGAACCCTTGATTTTGCTCAATGCCGTCATCGCCTGCGCCATGGAGCATGGGGCAGCACACGGGCTGGCGTGGCTCGATCGCCTGGAAACCGTGCCCAGCCTGGCGCTATCGCATTATCTGCACGCGGCTCGCGCCGACTTGCTGCGCCGCCAGGGTGACCGGCCGGGGGCGCTGGCGGCATACGCGCGGGCGGCCATGCTGGCTGCGAATGCAGTGGAAAGGCAATACCTTCTCCGGCGTCACGGGGAAATGCGCCTGCCGCTTGTATAATGCTCCCAAGTTCAAACAGACTGCCTACCATGACCAATACGACCCATTTCGGATACAAAACAGTTGCAGAAGACGACAAAGTGCGCGAAGTCGCCAAGGTGTTCCATTCCGTCGCTGCCAAATACGACGTGATGAACGACTTGATGTCGGGCGGGCTGCACCGTCTGTGGAAGACGTTCACCATTGCCAACGCGGGCGTGCGCCCCGGTTTCAAGGTGCTCGACATCGCCGGCGGTACGGGCGACCTGTCGAAGGCATTCGCCAAGCAGGCGGGCCCTACCGGCGAAGTC is a window of Janthinobacterium rivuli DNA encoding:
- a CDS encoding YciI family protein translates to MEYLILIYADEARYESMEEGQMASLMADFASYTKDLEAAGVLRGGAELAPVASATSVRVRNGKPVITDGPFAETKEQLGGYYLLACANLDEALAWAGRCPVASLGTIEVRPVTA
- a CDS encoding DUF971 domain-containing protein, which produces MTEKTATPQPTGLTVHNQSRVLDVAFDDGSEFVLPFEYLRVYSPSAEVQGHGKGQETLQLGKRLVGITGLEPVGNYAVQPTFSDGHNSGLYTWAYLYKLGAEKDKLWQAYLDQLAAAGYPGDSGRDAKADMTVKQSSGHVHGPSCGHKH
- a CDS encoding RNA polymerase sigma factor, with amino-acid sequence MAGDALSAVEHVFRQERGRVLAGLMRRFGDLGLVEDVLQEACRKALELWPRTGIPSNPAAWLSSVARNAGLDHVRRAGKSVGEAEAVFSGLPAPVIEEAHAIEDDRLRLLFICCHPALVPEAQVALALRTLCGLSTGEIARAFGLAEAALSQRLLRARRKIAEACIPFELPPEQELQPRLAQVLHVIYLVFSEGYCASGGDTLLRADLCAEALRLGRLLDCLQPGQPEVQGLLALMLLQASRGPARLSPEGFLLTLEEQERRLWDGGLIAEGLALLELALPARAPGPYQLQAAIAALHAKAPTASQTDWRQISALYGALLRHKPEPLILLNAVIACAMEHGAAHGLAWLDRLETVPSLALSHYLHAARADLLRRQGDRPGALAAYARAAMLAANAVERQYLLRRHGEMRLPLV
- a CDS encoding HIT family protein, which gives rise to MSAPCDLCSLLDGYANKQGLETLLWRSERLSVVAVDDAAYPGFCRVIWNKHVKEMTDLTPGERNYVMEVVWQVELAVREVMQPEKVNVASFGNMTPHVHWHVIPRYRDDAHFPNPSWAVVQRETAPEVLAARRALLPALRDAIIQRLSA